A genomic region of Methanosarcina thermophila TM-1 contains the following coding sequences:
- a CDS encoding alpha-amylase family glycosyl hydrolase — protein MQSRFDFLPLHKLGAREDKQNPGVINFGLLLPGVSADKGNKLWVRVIHEKDQFLQDILPLNFEMEHSEDSEYGDYWSVTVNIVPQDKPKPHSAWGTPGKYVYRYCLENPDKQNPVDWIIDPFAREFGVGKLSAFTLGYENYEWSEHELVWKTPSINDIILYELMINEFANDLQGAIEQLDYLADLGINCIELMPLSNVEKRVDWGFMPIGYFGVDERFGNRKDMQKLIDAAHQKGIAVIVDSVYAHTSQLFPYFYVYNELGWSIDENPFMGPFAENAFGTSTDFNHKFTRDFFLTVNYHWLDAYHIDGFRYDYVPGYWLENSENGYTKLVRETYLMVKEKRGSSDHWQRFFNNGSINLIQCAEQLQKPVEILRKTFSNCTWQNGTLNAAREAARNPDQLTSLGFLFGLSGYPAEVQNNGDNIMKTALQYLENHDHSRFICNFGTIDSDNELLKEGDRALWYKVQPYLIGLFTAKGIPMLWQGQEFGENYFLPQEGWGRVLLYRPVRWEYFYTHEGRSLIQLVRKLIKLRRNNSQFSRGEHYFYNDLTRYQCRNIMLFSRSLEGVFSLIALNFGDQDQEVLFKFPFSGNYVEELHGLENLKGVTADEGIQLRIPSNYGRIWTVKVG, from the coding sequence TTGCAGAGTAGATTTGATTTTCTGCCGCTTCATAAGCTTGGAGCCAGGGAGGATAAACAGAATCCCGGGGTTATTAACTTCGGGCTCCTGTTGCCAGGAGTGTCAGCAGATAAAGGCAATAAGTTATGGGTGAGGGTGATTCATGAGAAAGACCAGTTCCTTCAGGATATATTACCTTTGAATTTTGAAATGGAACATTCCGAAGATTCAGAGTATGGAGATTACTGGTCTGTAACAGTAAATATCGTACCTCAAGATAAGCCAAAACCGCACTCTGCATGGGGAACTCCAGGCAAATATGTCTATCGATACTGCCTTGAGAATCCGGATAAACAGAATCCTGTTGACTGGATTATAGACCCTTTTGCCAGAGAGTTTGGAGTCGGCAAGTTGTCTGCGTTTACGCTCGGATACGAAAATTACGAATGGAGCGAGCATGAACTGGTATGGAAGACTCCCTCAATTAATGATATTATTCTGTATGAACTGATGATCAATGAATTTGCAAATGACCTGCAGGGAGCAATTGAACAGCTGGATTATCTGGCAGATCTTGGGATAAACTGCATAGAACTTATGCCTCTTTCCAATGTTGAAAAAAGGGTAGACTGGGGATTTATGCCAATAGGGTACTTTGGTGTGGATGAGCGCTTCGGAAACAGGAAGGATATGCAAAAATTAATCGATGCGGCTCACCAGAAAGGGATAGCAGTTATAGTTGACTCTGTATATGCTCACACAAGTCAGCTTTTCCCTTATTTCTATGTTTATAACGAACTCGGATGGAGCATAGATGAAAATCCCTTTATGGGTCCTTTTGCTGAAAACGCATTTGGAACGAGTACGGATTTCAACCATAAATTTACCAGAGACTTCTTTTTGACAGTAAACTATCACTGGCTCGACGCTTACCACATAGATGGTTTCAGGTATGATTATGTGCCAGGTTACTGGCTTGAGAATTCGGAAAACGGTTATACGAAACTGGTACGAGAGACTTACCTGATGGTCAAAGAAAAAAGAGGCTCTTCCGACCACTGGCAGCGATTTTTTAATAATGGCTCCATAAACCTTATTCAGTGCGCTGAACAACTGCAAAAACCAGTAGAAATTCTGAGAAAGACTTTCAGTAACTGTACCTGGCAAAACGGAACTTTGAATGCAGCCAGGGAAGCAGCCAGAAATCCCGATCAATTGACCAGTCTGGGCTTTCTTTTTGGGCTATCTGGTTATCCGGCTGAGGTTCAGAACAACGGCGATAATATTATGAAAACTGCCCTTCAGTATCTGGAAAATCACGATCATTCCCGTTTTATCTGCAACTTTGGAACAATTGACAGTGATAATGAACTTTTGAAAGAAGGCGACCGTGCGCTCTGGTATAAAGTTCAGCCCTATTTAATAGGTCTATTTACAGCAAAAGGAATTCCAATGCTATGGCAGGGACAGGAGTTCGGAGAAAACTATTTCCTTCCTCAGGAAGGCTGGGGAAGAGTACTTTTATACAGACCTGTACGCTGGGAATACTTCTATACTCATGAGGGCAGGTCTCTGATTCAACTCGTCAGAAAACTAATCAAGCTTCGTAGAAATAACTCTCAGTTTTCCAGGGGAGAACATTATTTCTACAATGATTTAACTCGCTATCAATGCCGGAATATTATGCTGTTTTCCAGGAGTCTTGAAGGAGTTTTTAGCCTCATAGCTCTAAATTTTGGAGATCAGGATCAGGAAGTGCTTTTTAAATTTCCGTTTAGTGGCAATTACGTGGAAGAACTTCACGGACTGGAAAATTTAAAGGGGGTCACTGCTGACGAAGGAATCCAGCTTAGAATTCCAAGTAATTACGGGAGAATCTGGACTGTGAAAGTTGGCTGA
- the rnz gene encoding ribonuclease Z: MLRIIFLGTGGSLPTRNRNPSAIMINREGELILFDCGEGTQQQMMRAKTGMMNLSSIFVTHFHADHFLGIPGLIQTMSFMGRKEPLLIYGPEGTREFTELFKALGYFNLKYEVQGIPLEPGDTVEKEGYMIRALKTEHSVSSLGYALIENPRPGRFNREKAIELGIPPGPLFAKLQKGNPVEIDGKLVKPEDVMGAPRPGRTIVYSGDTRPCESILEASRDADVLIHDSSFADEMADWAEESKHSTAGEVAALAKEAGVRKLILTHISSRYTDDSEPLLNDSKKVFENVIIAEDLMEIEVPYRSE, encoded by the coding sequence ATGCTTCGCATAATTTTTCTTGGTACTGGAGGCTCTCTGCCTACACGCAACAGGAATCCGTCTGCAATAATGATCAATAGGGAAGGAGAGCTCATCCTGTTTGATTGTGGAGAAGGCACTCAGCAGCAAATGATGCGGGCAAAGACAGGAATGATGAACCTATCCTCGATTTTTGTCACCCACTTCCATGCAGATCATTTCCTGGGTATTCCCGGGCTGATTCAGACCATGTCTTTCATGGGAAGGAAAGAGCCCCTTCTGATCTATGGACCTGAAGGAACCAGAGAATTTACCGAGCTTTTTAAAGCTCTTGGATATTTCAATCTTAAATATGAAGTCCAGGGTATCCCATTGGAACCCGGGGATACTGTGGAAAAAGAAGGATACATGATCCGTGCCTTAAAAACCGAGCACAGTGTCTCAAGCCTCGGATATGCCCTTATAGAAAACCCCCGCCCCGGGCGTTTCAATAGAGAAAAGGCAATTGAACTGGGAATTCCTCCGGGTCCTCTTTTCGCAAAGTTGCAAAAAGGAAATCCAGTAGAAATCGATGGAAAGCTTGTAAAACCCGAAGATGTAATGGGAGCCCCAAGGCCCGGAAGGACTATTGTATACAGCGGAGATACCAGACCCTGTGAGTCCATTCTTGAAGCCAGCAGGGATGCAGATGTGCTGATCCACGACAGCAGTTTCGCGGACGAGATGGCAGATTGGGCTGAAGAATCCAAACATTCGACAGCAGGGGAAGTCGCAGCTCTCGCAAAGGAAGCCGGGGTCAGAAAGCTCATCCTTACCCATATAAGTTCCCGGTATACTGATGATTCTGAACCTCTCCTTAACGATTCGAAAAAAGTGTTTGAAAACGTGATTATAGCCGAAGATCTGATGGAAATCGAGGTTCCCTACCGGTCTGAATAA
- a CDS encoding AAA family ATPase, which translates to MRPVSQRVNAKKAHENNTEFGKSTSELLILKPEGYPLSGMMDEYPVIENRDVFEFYAREQWNGYVARKGDYLFDRRMFPDFAYRIIDVEPAESVIGSSTSIIVTEEENGLMSSVEIKSSVKFEDVIGQEFAKQKCRLIERFLEEPERFGKWAPRNILFFGPSGTGKTMLAKALANKTNVPIIPVKATQLIGEYVGDGARQIHQLYDRAEEMAPCIIFIDELDAIALDRKFQELRGDVSEIVNALLTEMDGIVERDGVCTICSTNRIYTLDSAIRSRFEEEIEFVLPKEEEILRIFESNVKTFPLQVEDCDFRALAKKANGLSGRDIVEKVLKPALHQAIIEDREIVTGKDFENALAKLRRRDLPEGPSELYI; encoded by the coding sequence GTGCGACCAGTCTCACAAAGAGTGAACGCGAAAAAGGCTCATGAAAACAATACCGAGTTTGGAAAATCTACCTCCGAGCTTCTTATCCTGAAGCCCGAAGGTTATCCGTTGAGTGGCATGATGGACGAATATCCAGTTATTGAAAATCGGGATGTTTTTGAATTTTATGCCAGAGAACAGTGGAACGGATATGTTGCCCGCAAAGGAGATTATCTCTTTGACAGGCGAATGTTTCCGGACTTTGCTTACCGCATTATAGATGTGGAACCTGCAGAGTCCGTAATAGGAAGTTCAACCTCAATTATTGTTACTGAAGAAGAAAACGGGCTTATGTCCTCGGTAGAAATAAAGAGCAGCGTAAAATTTGAAGATGTAATCGGGCAGGAGTTTGCAAAGCAAAAGTGCAGGCTAATTGAACGCTTCCTTGAAGAGCCCGAACGCTTTGGGAAATGGGCGCCAAGAAATATCCTTTTTTTCGGGCCTTCAGGCACTGGAAAAACCATGCTTGCAAAGGCTCTTGCTAACAAGACCAATGTACCTATCATTCCGGTCAAGGCTACACAGCTAATAGGAGAATATGTGGGAGATGGAGCCCGCCAGATCCACCAGCTTTATGACAGAGCAGAAGAGATGGCTCCATGTATAATCTTTATAGATGAGCTTGATGCCATAGCTCTGGATCGGAAATTCCAGGAGTTGAGAGGAGACGTAAGTGAAATTGTAAACGCTTTACTGACCGAAATGGATGGTATAGTGGAGCGCGACGGAGTATGTACCATCTGCTCCACAAACAGGATTTATACCCTTGATTCTGCTATAAGAAGCCGATTTGAAGAAGAGATTGAATTCGTACTTCCCAAAGAAGAAGAGATCCTCAGGATATTTGAATCGAATGTAAAAACCTTCCCCCTGCAAGTGGAAGACTGTGACTTCCGGGCTCTTGCAAAGAAAGCAAATGGGCTTTCAGGTAGAGATATTGTGGAAAAAGTTTTAAAACCCGCTCTTCATCAAGCAATAATAGAAGACCGGGAGATAGTAACAGGCAAAGATTTTGAAAACGCGCTTGCAAAACTCAGGAGGAGAGACCTCCCAGAGGGACCCTCTGAACTTTATATTTAA
- the glmU gene encoding bifunctional sugar-1-phosphate nucleotidylyltransferase/acetyltransferase has translation MKAVVLVAGKGTRMEPLTSDCPKVMLKVANKPILEHILNSAIEAGIDGFVFITGYLEEQIKEYFGDGSKWGVSIEYVRQKEQLGTANAIGCAKGYVDGAFLVLNGDMLIGQEDLRALVSRTEEAVICVKEVENPSDFGVLETENDRVVRVIEKPKTPPTNLANAGIYLFRESIFDFIDRTQPSVRNEFEITDSLQMLIDTGATVGYSSLSGRWIDIGYPWDLLKANEHLLKDLRKRYEGTVEPNATIKGEVVIGKGTLIRSGSYIEGPVIIGENCDIGPNCYIRPYTSIGNHVRVGNAVEIKNTIIMENTNVGHLSYVGDSIIGRRCNFGAGTKVANLRHDGKNIKVMIKGRILDSGRRKLGVIMGDDVHTGINTSINTGVVMEKGRFTYPGEIVKH, from the coding sequence ATGAAAGCAGTTGTCCTTGTGGCAGGAAAAGGCACAAGAATGGAACCTCTGACTTCCGACTGCCCCAAGGTCATGCTCAAGGTCGCAAATAAGCCCATCCTTGAGCACATACTTAATTCAGCCATAGAAGCAGGTATCGACGGCTTTGTTTTCATTACGGGTTATCTGGAGGAGCAGATAAAAGAGTACTTCGGGGATGGGAGCAAATGGGGAGTTAGCATAGAGTACGTACGGCAGAAAGAGCAGCTAGGGACTGCAAACGCGATAGGCTGTGCAAAAGGCTATGTTGACGGAGCTTTCCTTGTACTCAACGGAGATATGCTCATAGGACAGGAAGATTTAAGAGCTCTGGTTTCAAGGACAGAGGAAGCGGTCATTTGCGTAAAAGAGGTAGAAAACCCTTCGGATTTCGGAGTGCTTGAAACTGAGAATGATAGGGTTGTAAGGGTAATAGAAAAACCTAAAACCCCACCCACTAACCTTGCAAACGCCGGAATATACCTTTTCAGGGAATCCATTTTTGATTTCATTGACAGGACACAGCCATCCGTAAGAAATGAATTCGAGATTACGGACTCACTCCAGATGCTTATCGATACAGGAGCGACTGTAGGCTACAGCTCTCTCAGCGGCAGGTGGATAGATATAGGGTATCCCTGGGATCTCCTTAAAGCAAACGAACATCTACTGAAAGATCTCAGGAAGAGGTATGAGGGTACCGTGGAACCGAATGCGACAATAAAAGGGGAGGTTGTAATAGGAAAAGGTACTCTTATCAGGAGCGGTTCTTACATCGAAGGTCCGGTAATAATAGGGGAGAACTGCGATATAGGTCCCAATTGTTATATCCGCCCATACACTTCAATAGGGAACCATGTAAGGGTAGGGAATGCGGTCGAAATAAAAAACACGATTATCATGGAAAATACCAATGTAGGTCATCTGAGTTATGTTGGAGACAGTATTATCGGACGCCGTTGCAATTTTGGAGCGGGTACGAAAGTTGCAAATCTCCGGCATGATGGGAAAAATATAAAAGTAATGATAAAAGGCAGAATTCTTGACTCGGGCAGAAGAAAACTCGGAGTGATTATGGGAGACGACGTGCATACTGGTATTAATACAAGTATAAATACCGGCGTGGTAATGGAAAAAGGGAGATTTACGTATCCCGGAGAGATTGTAAAACATTAA
- the glmM gene encoding phosphoglucosamine mutase: protein MKLFGSSGIRGIANKEITPELALNVGLVLGSRKKTAVIGRDPRVSAQMIEHSLIAGMTAAGCAVTEIGLVTTPTLAYAAREYECGVMVTASHNPSEYVGIKLWNPDGMAFDSSQQDEIERAIEDANFSRVPWNRIGRFEEDGNAVRAHMNMIKKLVGSSSLKVVLDCGCGAGGTISPYLLQELGCEVITLNAQPDGHFPARNPEPNDENLSMLKKAVVDFGADLGIAHDGDADRMMAVDEKGNFVSGDELLAIFGHYECNGNKGTVVVPVDTSLMVDDFLKGSEIVRTRVGDVYVAEGIKQYGAIYGGEPSGSWIFPKISYCPDGIYAAAKLVEIVKEKKLSELREELPKYATKRGTLPCANEKKAEFMEKVKAKLEPLGKVLDIDGIRVEMDNGWVLVRPSGTEAKVRITAEARENVDEIFEMAEKIAKEALK from the coding sequence ATGAAACTCTTCGGATCTTCAGGAATAAGAGGGATAGCAAACAAAGAAATCACGCCCGAACTTGCACTAAATGTAGGGCTTGTATTGGGAAGCCGAAAAAAGACTGCAGTTATCGGAAGGGATCCCAGAGTTTCGGCCCAGATGATCGAGCACTCCCTGATTGCAGGAATGACTGCAGCAGGCTGTGCTGTTACAGAGATCGGCCTTGTTACTACCCCTACCCTGGCATATGCAGCCAGAGAATACGAATGCGGTGTAATGGTTACAGCCTCCCACAACCCTTCTGAGTACGTAGGAATCAAACTCTGGAACCCTGACGGCATGGCTTTTGACTCGTCGCAGCAGGACGAAATTGAGAGAGCCATTGAGGATGCGAATTTTTCCAGAGTTCCATGGAACCGTATAGGCAGATTTGAAGAAGATGGAAATGCCGTCCGTGCCCATATGAATATGATTAAGAAACTTGTAGGGAGTTCCAGCCTGAAAGTAGTACTGGACTGCGGATGCGGAGCAGGAGGGACAATTAGCCCCTATCTCCTCCAGGAACTGGGCTGTGAAGTAATAACCCTGAATGCCCAGCCTGATGGTCACTTCCCTGCGAGAAACCCAGAGCCGAATGATGAAAACCTTTCCATGCTAAAAAAAGCTGTTGTTGATTTCGGAGCCGATCTCGGGATAGCGCATGATGGGGATGCAGACCGGATGATGGCAGTGGATGAGAAAGGCAATTTTGTCTCAGGCGATGAGCTACTTGCAATTTTTGGACACTATGAATGCAACGGCAACAAGGGAACGGTTGTCGTGCCTGTAGACACTTCATTGATGGTTGACGATTTCCTTAAAGGTTCTGAAATTGTAAGGACAAGAGTGGGAGACGTCTACGTCGCTGAAGGAATAAAACAGTACGGTGCGATTTACGGAGGCGAGCCGTCAGGAAGCTGGATTTTCCCGAAGATTTCCTACTGCCCTGACGGGATTTACGCAGCCGCAAAGCTTGTCGAGATTGTAAAGGAAAAGAAATTAAGCGAACTTCGAGAAGAACTTCCAAAGTATGCCACAAAAAGAGGAACTCTACCCTGCGCAAATGAAAAGAAAGCAGAGTTTATGGAAAAAGTGAAGGCTAAACTTGAGCCTTTAGGAAAAGTCCTTGATATTGATGGCATTCGCGTGGAAATGGACAATGGCTGGGTACTTGTGCGCCCCTCGGGCACGGAAGCAAAAGTGAGGATTACGGCTGAAGCCCGTGAGAATGTTGATGAGATTTTCGAAATGGCTGAAAAGATAGCAAAGGAGGCGCTTAAATGA
- the glmS gene encoding glutamine--fructose-6-phosphate transaminase (isomerizing) produces the protein MCGIVGYAGEKSAASIIVESLKKLEYRGYDSAGISVLGSGVDTYKSVGKIANLETTIPKGIGGNIGIGHTRWATHGRPSTINAHPHNSGNPYKISVVHNGIIENYMTLKEQLIAEGYEFKSETDTEVVAHLLHKHLYGKPDGKEAKCDLLTGLREALKEIEGSYALAIICADEQGKLVLARKDSPLVIGLGEGENFAASDVTAFLNYTRDVIFVDDFETAVLTPTSVEVFDREGRVREKKIEKIEWDFEAAEKAGYEHFMLKEIHEQVSAIHNTLAGKVSELEGTIYLKELNMTEDEIRRLSRIQILACGTSWHAGLLGKYLFEQLAGIHCDIDICSEYRYRNPVMDDGMLAIAITQSGETADTLAAVREVASYNCPTLAITNVVGSTITREVDSVLYTRAGPEIGVAATKTFSTQLTLLYLLAVKFALSRGKLSHNYVKGFITDLRKIPGQIQQILNQKETVKECAEAFAHAKSYFFLGRHLNYPIALEGALKLKEISYLHAEGFAAGELKHGPIALLEKGTPVVTIATKGQTYDKVLSNIKEVKARDATVIAIAGNKDTEIGKYADVVLTIPQSSELLSPLLSVVVLQLLAYYTALARGCSIDKPRNLAKSVTVE, from the coding sequence ATGTGTGGAATCGTAGGTTATGCAGGAGAAAAATCTGCTGCATCTATTATAGTAGAATCTCTCAAAAAACTTGAGTACCGCGGATATGACTCTGCCGGGATTTCTGTTCTGGGCAGCGGAGTAGATACATACAAATCAGTAGGTAAAATCGCAAACCTTGAAACCACAATTCCTAAAGGCATAGGTGGCAATATTGGAATAGGGCATACCCGCTGGGCAACCCACGGAAGACCCAGCACTATAAACGCTCATCCACACAATTCCGGAAACCCGTATAAGATCTCAGTCGTGCATAACGGGATTATAGAGAACTATATGACACTGAAAGAGCAGCTGATTGCAGAAGGATACGAGTTTAAGTCTGAAACCGATACAGAAGTGGTCGCACACCTCCTGCACAAACACCTGTACGGAAAACCCGATGGGAAAGAAGCAAAGTGTGATCTTCTCACAGGACTCAGGGAAGCGCTAAAGGAGATTGAAGGTTCTTATGCTCTTGCAATTATCTGTGCTGACGAGCAGGGAAAACTAGTGCTTGCGCGGAAAGACAGCCCGCTTGTTATAGGACTTGGCGAAGGTGAGAACTTTGCCGCATCGGATGTAACCGCTTTTTTAAATTACACAAGGGATGTTATTTTTGTAGATGATTTTGAAACTGCAGTTCTGACTCCTACCAGTGTAGAGGTCTTTGACAGAGAAGGAAGAGTCCGCGAAAAGAAAATAGAAAAGATCGAGTGGGATTTTGAAGCTGCTGAAAAAGCCGGCTACGAACATTTCATGTTGAAGGAAATTCACGAGCAGGTGAGTGCGATTCATAACACACTTGCAGGTAAGGTCTCAGAGCTTGAGGGAACCATATATCTCAAAGAACTTAATATGACTGAGGACGAGATAAGAAGGCTTTCAAGGATTCAGATTCTGGCATGTGGGACCTCATGGCATGCAGGGTTGCTTGGAAAATATCTATTTGAGCAGCTAGCAGGCATCCATTGCGATATAGATATCTGCTCGGAATACAGGTACAGAAACCCGGTCATGGATGACGGGATGCTTGCCATTGCAATTACCCAGTCAGGAGAGACTGCGGATACTCTCGCAGCCGTGAGAGAGGTAGCGTCCTATAACTGTCCTACTCTTGCGATTACAAATGTCGTAGGGAGCACCATTACAAGAGAAGTTGACAGTGTGCTCTATACTAGAGCAGGACCTGAGATAGGGGTTGCTGCAACCAAAACTTTCAGTACTCAGCTTACGCTGCTTTATCTGCTTGCCGTAAAGTTCGCCTTATCAAGAGGTAAATTAAGTCACAATTATGTTAAAGGATTCATTACGGATCTAAGGAAAATACCTGGACAGATCCAGCAGATCCTTAACCAGAAGGAGACAGTAAAGGAATGTGCAGAGGCTTTTGCTCACGCAAAGAGTTATTTCTTCCTCGGCAGGCACCTGAACTATCCGATTGCCCTTGAAGGTGCGCTTAAGTTAAAAGAAATTTCATATTTGCATGCTGAGGGTTTTGCTGCAGGTGAGCTCAAACACGGCCCGATTGCACTGCTTGAAAAGGGTACTCCTGTGGTTACTATTGCGACAAAAGGGCAGACATATGATAAGGTACTGAGCAATATAAAAGAAGTAAAAGCCAGAGATGCTACAGTTATCGCAATTGCTGGGAATAAAGACACCGAGATTGGAAAATATGCAGATGTTGTCCTTACGATTCCTCAAAGTAGCGAACTGCTTTCCCCGCTGCTCAGTGTTGTAGTCCTCCAGCTGCTTGCTTATTATACTGCGCTTGCCCGGGGCTGCTCGATTGACAAACCACGCAATCTTGCAAAGAGTGTCACTGTGGAATAA
- the glmU gene encoding bifunctional sugar-1-phosphate nucleotidylyltransferase/acetyltransferase produces the protein MKAIILAAGEGLRCRPLTLTRSKVMLPIANRPILEHVIDSLEKNRITDIILVVGYKKERIMDYFEDGLNFGVKIKYIEQKAQLGTAHAIEQAKSMIGPEDSEFLVLNGDNLVEPKTIADLLNNYEGDASLLTVRMEDTAGYGVVLTDKKRVTRILEKRPGDLSRIVNTGIYVFTPQVFETIEKTPISENGEYAITDTLQLMIDEGKIVTSVPTESKWLDAVHSWDLLKANAIVLDSARSQRIEGEVEEGAVIRGNVTIGKNTRIRSGTYILGPAVIGENCDIGPNVVILPSTTIGDNVSIRSFTEIQNSIIMNDCRIYSHGQISNSIIGSNNTIGSGFFVEEKEGLSIIMNGTVHRAPKLGTIFGDDNRIGNSVLVKAGVTVAVDCQVESGNTIYRDLPHHSVVL, from the coding sequence ATGAAAGCTATTATTCTTGCAGCTGGAGAAGGGTTGCGTTGCAGGCCTCTTACTCTTACTCGCTCAAAAGTAATGCTTCCCATTGCCAACAGACCTATTCTAGAGCATGTAATAGATTCGCTTGAAAAGAACAGAATTACTGATATTATATTGGTTGTTGGATATAAGAAAGAACGCATAATGGACTATTTTGAGGATGGACTGAACTTTGGAGTGAAAATAAAATACATCGAACAAAAAGCTCAGCTCGGTACTGCACATGCAATCGAGCAAGCAAAAAGCATGATCGGCCCCGAGGACTCGGAATTTCTCGTGCTTAACGGAGACAACCTGGTGGAACCGAAAACAATAGCAGACCTTCTCAACAATTATGAGGGAGATGCAAGCCTTCTGACCGTAAGGATGGAAGACACTGCAGGCTATGGAGTAGTTCTTACGGATAAGAAAAGAGTTACAAGAATTCTGGAAAAAAGACCCGGGGATCTGAGCCGTATTGTAAATACCGGAATTTATGTTTTTACACCGCAGGTCTTTGAAACCATCGAAAAAACCCCGATATCCGAAAATGGGGAATATGCGATAACAGATACCCTCCAGCTCATGATTGATGAAGGAAAAATTGTTACTTCAGTTCCTACCGAGTCAAAGTGGCTTGATGCTGTCCATTCCTGGGATTTATTGAAAGCAAATGCAATAGTCCTAGATTCCGCCAGAAGCCAGAGAATTGAAGGAGAAGTAGAAGAGGGAGCTGTCATAAGAGGAAATGTAACCATAGGAAAGAATACCAGGATTCGTTCCGGAACTTACATTTTAGGACCTGCTGTCATAGGAGAGAATTGTGACATAGGTCCCAATGTGGTCATTCTACCCTCCACAACGATAGGAGACAATGTATCTATCAGGTCATTCACTGAAATTCAGAATAGTATAATAATGAACGACTGCAGGATATATTCCCACGGACAAATCTCAAATTCCATAATTGGAAGCAATAACACAATTGGTTCAGGATTCTTTGTTGAGGAGAAAGAAGGTCTGTCGATCATTATGAATGGAACTGTTCATCGAGCTCCCAAACTCGGTACTATCTTTGGAGACGACAACCGGATTGGAAACAGTGTACTTGTGAAGGCCGGAGTAACTGTAGCCGTCGACTGCCAGGTAGAGTCTGGAAACACTATATACAGGGATCTGCCCCATCACTCGGTGGTTCTTTAA
- a CDS encoding replication protein A, with product MKQTAESIRDRFLKLGIDINVEDIESRLDELITKFKVPSNEAQRSVTNYFLKKYSIPKNEFYMRQAEPQLTKIADISENGQWANLKAKVVQLWENTHESISQVGLLGDETGIIKFTAWKNAELPRLEQGESYLLRSVVVGEYNGRFQVQLNKNSSVEKLDEPIGIGGGDFTPAARESEFRNISDLVGGQWATVKGKVVQLWENSHESIGQAGLIGDHTGVVKFTNWASSELPDMEEGKSYMLKNVVVNEWGGKVQIQLNRSSSIEELDEDIEVGSATTTYFGAMVDIQAGSGLIKRCPECKRALVKGACAEHGKVKGEYDLRIKAVLDSGTSTQDALINRELTEELAGISLDDAIAMAADALDPGVVLDKLKHELVGRYYTITGHKLDRYILVDSITPKTSLDREMLDEMLDEMLAPNETLSKSEVQ from the coding sequence ATGAAACAAACAGCCGAATCCATTCGAGACCGATTTTTGAAGCTTGGCATCGATATAAATGTAGAAGATATCGAAAGCAGACTTGATGAACTGATTACGAAATTTAAAGTTCCTTCTAACGAAGCGCAGCGCAGCGTGACCAATTACTTTTTGAAGAAATATTCTATTCCTAAGAATGAATTTTATATGAGGCAAGCTGAGCCTCAGCTTACGAAGATTGCAGATATCTCGGAAAACGGGCAGTGGGCAAACCTTAAGGCAAAGGTTGTCCAGCTCTGGGAAAACACTCATGAGTCCATCTCTCAGGTAGGGCTTCTGGGGGATGAGACGGGCATCATAAAGTTTACCGCATGGAAGAATGCTGAACTGCCCAGGCTTGAGCAGGGAGAAAGTTACCTCCTCCGGAGTGTTGTTGTAGGAGAGTACAACGGCAGGTTCCAGGTTCAGCTCAACAAGAACAGCTCAGTGGAAAAGCTTGATGAGCCCATCGGAATTGGGGGCGGAGATTTTACACCAGCTGCAAGAGAATCTGAATTCAGAAATATCTCTGACCTTGTGGGAGGCCAGTGGGCTACAGTCAAAGGAAAAGTGGTTCAGCTCTGGGAAAACTCTCACGAATCCATCGGGCAGGCAGGGCTTATAGGAGACCACACAGGGGTCGTCAAATTCACTAACTGGGCAAGCTCCGAACTTCCTGACATGGAAGAAGGCAAGAGCTACATGTTAAAAAATGTAGTTGTTAATGAATGGGGCGGCAAAGTTCAGATCCAGCTTAACCGGTCAAGTTCCATAGAAGAGCTTGATGAGGATATTGAAGTCGGGTCCGCAACCACCACATACTTTGGAGCAATGGTGGACATCCAGGCAGGCTCAGGCCTCATAAAACGCTGCCCTGAGTGTAAAAGGGCTCTGGTTAAAGGTGCCTGTGCGGAACACGGTAAAGTAAAAGGAGAATACGACCTGAGGATAAAAGCGGTTCTTGATTCCGGAACTTCCACCCAGGATGCCCTTATTAACAGGGAACTTACTGAAGAGCTTGCAGGGATTTCCCTTGATGATGCAATTGCAATGGCTGCAGATGCCCTTGATCCGGGAGTTGTGCTGGATAAATTGAAACATGAGCTAGTAGGCAGATATTATACCATCACCGGACACAAACTTGACCGTTATATCCTTGTCGATTCGATTACCCCCAAGACTTCTCTGGATAGAGAGATGCTTGATGAAATGCTTGATGAAATGCTTGCCCCTAATGAAACACTTAGCAAGTCGGAGGTGCAGTAA